The genomic interval AGGAGGATGGTCGTCCACGCGCCCGCCGTCTCGCGGCGGGCCGAGACGGCGACCCCCTTCTCCATGAGCTGATTGGCCAGCCCTTCGTAGGACGTGGGCGACGTCGTGCGGAACGTGCGGGGGCTGCCGGCGGCGTCCGTGGCCTGGCTCGTCAGCTTGCCGGTGATCTCGTTGCCGATGAAGGTGACTTCCAGAACCTCCTGCTTGTTCACTTTCTGCATGAAGTCCGAGAAGGCGATCTCTGTGCTGCCCCCCTGGAAGGTCGAGAAGTTCCAGATGAGCGCCAGGATGACCACCAGGACCATCCAGAACAGGAGGCTCTTCAAGGTTGAATTCACTGGTTGCCCTTCTTGAAATCCAAGATTACCACGCCTGATCCGGGCGAGGTCACGCGGCACTCCTCCGCGATTCCCACGCCCGCGACCCACACGATGCGGCCCGCGGCGTCGGCGACGAGCGGCACGCGATCCCGCTCTGTCCGTGGGACTTTGCGGTCGACGAACACGTCCTGCAACTTGCGGCGCCCGGGCGCGCCGAACGGGCGAAATCGATCCCCGAAGCGGCGGTTTCGCACCGTCAGCGGGAGAGACAACGCGCTGGCCTGGACGACAGCCCGGGTCTCGCCGTCGCCGAACGTGCGGAATGAGGAGGCGTCCTGTTCGAAGGACGCCTGAACCACCGCTCCGGTTTCACCGATCTGCACCCTTCCTGGAATCGGCAGCTCGTACGCGAACGCGATGCGGACCGGTCGCTCGTGGCCTGCCCCGGTGAACCGCAACGCCGGGCCAGTCCGCTCGACCGTCAGGCCGGACAAGTCGAGGTGTCCCGCCAGCCGACCCGATCCGGCGAGCCGGCGGACGGCTTCGATGTCTCGAAACGACGCGGAGCCGTCTGCCCGCTCGATCGCCTGCCGCACGATCCGGCGGGCCAGCGCAGGCGGAAGCTCGCGCAGACCTCGCACGTCGAGTACTTGGACACCAGCCGGCGAAGAAAGCGTCACCGCAGGGGTCAGCTCCGCCGCCGTACGCGTCAGGAACTGCTCATCGTCATCCGCGATCTCGGCGAAGCGGGCCAGGGCGGCGACGGCGCCGGGCCACTCTCGCACGATGACGGGCAGCACCTGATGGCGGAGATAGTTGCGCGGAATCGACACGTCCTCGTTCGTGCGATCCTCGCGCCACGCCGCGCCTCGAGCCTCGAGGTCGGCGAGGACGTCCGCCCTGCGGCAGTCGATCAAGGGCCGGACGTACGGGCCCCGCCTGGGCCGGACGGCCGAGACGCCGCGGCTGCCGGCGCCGCGCAAGAGCCGCAGCAGGACCGTTTCGGCCTGGTCGTCCCGCGTGTGGCCGGTGGCGACGAGCGTCGCGCCGAGCGCCCTCGCGCCCGCGTCGAGCGCCTCGTATCTGACGAGCCGCGCCGCCGCTTCCACGGACAACCGCCCGGCGTCGGCTCTCGACCGGACGTCCGACCGGATCGCATGGCATGAGAGACCCAGTTGCGCCGCCAGCCCGCGCACGAACTGCTCGTCCGCGTCGGCGTCGCCTGGCCGGAGCCCGTGATGAACGTGGAGGAGTCCAACCAGCGACCACGCGGCCTTTGCCGCGAGGTCGCTCAGCGCCCACGCCAGCGCCACCGAGTCGGCTCCGCCGGAGACGGCGACCGCCACGCGGTCGCCGGAGCCGATGAGGGCGCGGGCCCGGATCGTCCGCCTGACGCGCCGCAGCAAGGGAGACAAGGTCGTAGTCTAGCGGGCTTACGGCTTGGGCTTACGGCCAAGACACAGGCGGTGAGCCATTCGCGGCTTCCGGCTGGCGTCTTGTCTGGAACTTGACTACGATTGACAGAATCTGCCGGTGTAGCTCAGCTGGTTAGAGCATGCGGCTCATATCCGCAGTGTCCGGGGTTCAAGTCCCTGCACCGGCACCACCTCTCCTCCCGGGGGACCCGCCCCCCGGGCTTTCTCCCCCGTAGGCGTGAACCGCGAGGCTCGAGCCTTGGCCATGAGCCGCAAGGCGTAAGCCATGGGCTCCAAGTCGTGAGCCGGTCTTCTCAGAGCACGAGCATGGCATCGCCGTAGCTGTAGAACCGGAATCCGCGCGAGACCGCGTGGCGATAGGCGGCCATGATGAGGTCGACGCCGCCAAACGCAGCGACGAGCATCAGGAGCGACGAGCGTGGCAGGTGGAAATTGGTCAGCAGCCCGTCGATGGCGCGGAACCGGTAGCCGGGGTGGATGAAGAGGTCGGTCACGCCAGAGCCGGCCGGCACATCGTTGGCCGGGGCCGTCGCCGCGCTTTCCAGCGCCCGCGTCGTGGTCGTGCCGACCGCGATCACGCGGCCGCCGGCTGCGCGGGCATCGGCGATCGCCCGCGCGGCGGCCGACGAGATGGCATAGCGCTCCGCGTCGACGCGGTGCGCCTCGACCTGTTCGACGCGGACGGGCTTGAAGGTGCCGTACCCGACGTGCAGCGTCACCGTGGCCCATCCGATCCCGGCGTCGCGAAGCGACTGGAGGAGCGCCTCGTCGAAGTGCAGTCCCGCGGTGGGCGCCGCGATCGACCCGCGGCGAACGGCGAACACGGTCTGATAGCGCTCGCGATCCTCCGCGCTGTCCGGCCGATGGATGTAGGGCGGCAGCGGCACGTGTCCCAGCGCGTCGATCGCCTCGTCGACGCTATCGGCACCGGCCACGTCGAGGCGGATCGTGCGCCGGCCGAAGAAGTGCCGCTCGAGCACCTCGCCCGTGAGGCGCACGCCGGGCGCGCGCGTCGGATCGTCGAACACCAGGCGCGCGCCAGGCTTCAGCTTCTGGCCGGGGTGCACGAGCGCCTGCCACTCGCGCTCCGCGGTCTGCTCGAGCAGCAGACACTCGACCGCCCCGCCGCTCGGATCGCGACGCCCGAGCAGCCGTGCCGGGAACACGCGGGTGTCGTTCGCCACGAGCAGATCGTTGCGGCGAAGCCTGCTCGGCAGCTCCCGGATGGTCGCCTCCTCCCAGCAACCGGCGTCGCGATGGACGACCAGCAGGCGCGACGCTCCGCGTTCGCTTGGATGCTGCGCGATGAGTTCCGGAGGCAGGTCGAAGTCGAAAGCGGAAACCGAGAGCGGCGACACCGGATGGCTCCTGGATTCTAGACCACGCGCCGGCGCTACGGCAGCCGTCCCTCGAGCAGGCGCCAGAGCGAGAGCGCCATCCAGATCGCGGCCAGCATCACGCCGAACACGATGACGCCGAACAGGCCGGCGATCGTGAAGACGAACGCGTAGTCGCCACGCGTCGGGCGCCGGCCCGGGTGCGCGAACCGTTCGAGCAGCGCGAGATTCGCCGTGTTCGCGCGCCAGAACAGGTCGGCGACGTTGCCGGCGACCGGCACCGCGCCAATCGCCGCGTCGATCAGCGCGTTGACGAGCATGCGGGCGACGACGATCTTCGGAACGCCGAGCAGGAGGCCGTGGGAGATGACGGCGAGCGCGAACACGGGGCTCGCCAGATCGCCGAGGCCCGGCACCAGCGAGAGCAGCGGATCCAACCCGAACCGGATGTTCGTGCCGGGAATCCGGAAGCGCGCGTCGAGCAGCACGGCCCAGCGGCGCAGCAGTCGCATCGTGTGGTCCGGCGCGATCGGCACGGTCCCCTCACCTTACCGCGGCTCGTCGTGATGCGGGAGGCCAGGGCGATGGCGAACGCTGGCGTAAGATCTGCGCGTGCGCGTCTGGCCGGGCTCCCCTGCTCCCCTCGGTGCAACCTTCGACGGCAACGGAACCAACTTCGCGTTGTTCTCCGACCACGCGACGAAGGTGGAACTGTGCCTGTTCGATCGGCCCGGCGCGCGCGTCGAACAGCGGCGGGTACCGTTCGCGGAACGGACGAACGGCGTGTGGCACGCGTACCTGCCCGACGTGCGTCCCGGCCAGTTGTACGGCTACCGCGTCCACGGCCCCTGGGATCCGGCGCTCGGCCACCGATTCAATCCGGCCAAGCTCGTCCTCGATCCGTACGCGCGGGCGTTCGGCCGGGAGCTCGACTGGGACACGGCGCTCTTCGGCTTCGAGCGCGGCACCGACGGCGACGGCCCGCCCGACATGTCGGACAGCGCCCCGTTCGCCACGCTCGCCGTGGTCTCCGGCCACGAGCCGTTCGACTGGCTGGGCGATCGCCGGCCGGTGCGCCCGTGGTCCGATACGGTCATCTACGAGGCGCACGTGAAGGGCGCCACGGCGCGCCACGAATCGATTCCGCCCGCGCTGCGCGGAACGTTCCTTGGGCTGGCGTGCCCTCCGTTCATCGAGCACCTGCTCGGGCTCGGCGTGACGGCGGTCGAGCTGCTCCCGGTCCACGCTCACGCCGACGAGTGGGAAATCGCCGAGACGGCCCGAACGAACTACTGGGGCTACAACACGCTCTCCTTCTTCGTGCCCGATGCGCGCTTCGCCACGTCCTCCGCGACGCGCACGCGCGAGTTCAAGATGATGGTGCGGGCGCTGCACGAGGCCGGCCTCGAGGTCATCCTCGACGTGGTCTACAACCACACGGCGGAAGGCGGGCATCTCGGCCCGACGCTCTCGTGGCGCGGCATCGACAACCGCAGCTACTACCGCCTCGATCCCGGCCGGCCGTCGCGCTACGAAGACTTCACCGGCTGCGGCAATACGCTCGACCTGCGGCATCCGCGGGGGCTGCAGCTCGTGATGGACAGTCTCCGGTTCTGGGTCACGGAGATGCACGTCGACGGGTTCCGGTTCGACCTCACCACCGTGCTGGCGCGCGACTCGCCCGAGTTCACGCCTCGCGCGCCGCTGCTCCAGGCGATCGCCCAGGATCCGATGCTCGCCGGCGTCAAGCTCATCGCCGAGCCGTGGGATGTCGGGCCCGGCGGATTCCGGCTCGGCCAGTTCCCCGCGGGCTGGTCGGAATGGAACGCCTACTTCCGAGACGACGTCCGGCGCTTCTGGCGCGGCGATGCCGGCATGCTGTCGAAGCTCGCGTATCGCCTTTCGGGCAGCAGCGATCTGTTCGGCACCGCCCGGCGCGGCCCCACCGCGAGCATCAACTACGTCATCGCCCACGACGGGTTCACGCTGGCCGATCTCGTCTCGTATCGCGAGAAGCACAACGACGCGAACGGCGAGGGGAACCGCGACGGCGAGACGAACAACTTCAGTTGGAACTGCGGTGTCGAAGGCCCCACCGACGACGCGACCGTGCTCGAGCAGCGGGATCGGCACCGGCGCAATCTGATGACGACGCTGATCGTCTCGATCGGGGTGCCGATGATCTCGGGCGGCGACGAGGTCGGGCGATCGCAGCAGGGCAACAACAACGCGTACTGCCACGACTCGCCGTTGAGCTGGACGCCGTGGCGTCTCCAGGATCGCGACCGCGACTTCCTGGCGTTCGTGCGCCGGCTCGTCACGTTCCGGATGTCGCATCCGGTGTTCCGGCGCAGCACGTTCCTGAACGGCGCGGGTCACGCCGCCGCGGACGTGCGCTGGCTCCGGCCGGAAGGCGGCGAGATGACGCCGGCCGACTGGGCCGCCGGCGATCGGCGCGCGCTCGGGATGCTGCTCGACGGCCGCACGATCCCGCAGCGCACGGCGCGCGGCGAGCCCATCGTCGGCGCCACGCTGCTCGTGCTGTTCAACGCGAGTGACGCCGACCTCGCGTTCGAGCTGCCGGCCGCGGACGCTGCCGGCTCCTGGATCCTCGTGCTCGACACGGCCGAGCCCACGCGGCCGGCGCAGCCGATTGGCGATCAACGAACGCTCGCCGTGCCGGCCGGCAGCCTGGTCGTGTTACAGAAGCTTACGGCTTAATAATTGGGGCCTAGGGCTTACGGCTTACGACTCATGGCCTGAGGCGTAAGCGGCAAGGCCCAAGCCGTGAAGCGTAGGGCGTGAGGCGCAAGCCGTAAGACCTAAGCCGTACGCCCCACGAGTCCCCTGGCCGTCGGCCAGGCGCTGAAACGAGGACTGGTGTCGTTCGACGATCTCTCGTCGGGACATCGGCGCTATCGGTGACACGATTTGGCACGGTGAGCAACGCCTGCCCCGACGCCCTCGTCTAAGCGCCTGTGTCAACAACATCCTTCTCCGTTTCGGCCTTTCTGATGTCGCTCATGGCGCCTGCGCTCCGCCTCCTCAGCCGAGAAAAGCGGTTCGCGGACTTTGCCATCGTCACGTTGGCCATCGGTATCGGCGCACTGACCACAGCGTTCGCGATCGTCTATGGCGTGCTTCTCAAGCCGCTCCGATACGCAGAACCGGGACGTCTCTATGCGATCGCCGAGTTCGCATCCCAGTTTGCGAAGGAGTATCCCAGCCTGCCGGTCAACGCGGCGCACTTCAACCGATGGCAGCGGCAATGCGCGTCGTGCGAGTCAGGCGCGCTGATTCTCAGCAGCTCATTCGACCTCACCGGAGACGGCGAGCCCGAGCGTCTCGAGGGCGTGGAAACGACGTGGCAGTTGTTCCAGCTTCTCGGCGTGCGCCCGCAACTGGGGCGGACGTTCGTCGAAGACGATGACGTGCCAGGAAGTCCCGCGCACGTGGTAATGACCGACGCGCTGTGGCGCCGCCGCTTTGCTGCGGATCCAAGCATCGTCGGCCGGACGATTCAGCTCAACGACCAGGCCCATGTCGTCGTCGGCGTCCTGGCCCCGAACTTCCGGTTCCCCGTCGGCCGACAGCTCCACTCGGTCATGGCATTGCCCGACCGCACCGAGGTGTTCCGGCCGCTTCGTCTGCGGTGGGCCAATCTGTCGGATGTCGGAGGCTTCAACTTCGCGGGCGTGATGCGGCTGCGCCCTGGCGCCACGCCCGAGCGCGCGCAAGCGGAGATGACGGCGGCCGTCGCGGACGCGGGCGTGAAGATGAAGACGGAGCTTCGGGCGCTCCTCAGTCCCCTTCACGAGCGCATGACCGGCGCGTCTCGCGATGCCTTGTGGCTGCTATTTGGTGGTGTCGGTGCGCTGCTGCTGATCGTGTGCGCGAATCTCGGTCACATGATGGTCATCAGAGCGTCCCGCCGCACGCGCGACGCGGTCATTCGTCGGGCGCTCGGCGCACGAAGCCTGAGTCTCTTCGTCGAAACGATGTCGATAAGCGGCGCCGTCGCGGCCATTGGCGGCATCAGCGGCGCGGCGCTCGCGTTCGTTGGCGTGCGGTTGTTCGTGAACATGGCGCCAACGGACGTCCCGCGGCTGGATGAGATTGCCGTCAACGCACCGGCACTGATGTTCGCCGCCGGCATTTCCCTGGCGTGCGGCGTCATCTGCGGCCTCTGGCCCGCGATCCGGCTGAGCCGAGCGACATCGATCGCGGTGCTCAGGGAAGTCTCGCAACGTACCACGGAAACACGAGGCGCTCGCCGGATGCGGGAAGGGCTGGTGGCCGCCGAAGTCACACTGACTACCGTTCTGGTGATCGTGGCAGCCCTGCTCGGCATGAGCTTCCTCAGCGTCATGAACGTCGATCGCGGCTTCGACGTGAACCAGGTGCTCACGGCAGACATCACGTTGCCAGCCGCACGGTATCCGGGCAGTGACGACCGCGAACAGTTTCATCACCGGATGCTCGACGCCCTGAATACGCTGCCGGGCGTCACATCGGCCGGCCTCGTCAGCTCACTCCCATTGAAAGCGCAAAGCTGGCGAACCGTGATCAGAAAAGAAGGAGATGCGCGGCCGCTGCTCGAACATCCGTTGGCCCACTTCCGGTTCGTGAGCCCTCGCTATTTCGAGACGATGGGCATCGGCGTGCGCGAGGGACGCGTGATGTCGGATGACGATCACGGGCGCCCCGTGGCGGTGGTCTCCGCAAGCGCGGCCGCACGAGCGTGGCCCGGCGAGAGTCCGGTGGGCAAGCGCATTCGAGCAGACAGCGGCAACGGCACGGATCCGCGATGGGTCGATGTCGTTGGCGTCGTTGCCGACGTGCGCACCGTGGGGCTCGAGGAGGCGCCGCCCCTCATGGTCTACGTGCCCTATTGGGACGGAGTCCTGCACCAGGGCAATGTGTGGGGGAACGCAACGTACGTGCTCCGCACGCCGCACGATCCTGCCGCGCTGGCTGGCTCGCTCCGTCGCGCCGTCCGGGAACTCGACGCAGCGCTTCCCCTGGCGGACCTGCGGACCATGGAAGACGTCGCGCGAGCGTCGGTCGCGACGCGGCAATTCAACACGCTGCTCGCCGGCATCTTCGCCGCCGCGACGCTGGTGCTCGCCTGCCTCGGTGTGTATGGCGCGACCGAATATTCGGTGGCGTGCCGCACGCGCGAGATCGGACTCCGGATGGCGCTCGGTGCTCAACAATCCACCATCCTACGGCAGGTGCTGCTTCAGGGCATGTCACCGGTCATTGGTGGACTCGTGCTCGGTGTATTCGCCGCCCTCTGGGTCGGACGGATCATCGGCAGTATGTTCTTCGGTGTGGCGGCTCACGACCCAGTGACGATTGCCGTCGTCGCGTCGATCCTGACCATCGTCGGGGCTGCCGCGTGCTGGCTACCAGCGCGGCGCGCGGCAGCGATCGCCCCGGCCCACGCACTGCGCCAGGATTGAACCGGCACGTCGCGTCAATGAACCTCGAGCGGAGCGCGAGCGCCCGTCTATGGTGTTGCTTCCGTGAGCTTCCTCGTCCAGCCGACAGCTCCCAAGGAGACTGACTGGCTGCCGTGGGCCTCGGCAAAAAGGTCAGGGGCAGCACCCGGCCGAGGCTGTCGTGCGGCCGCTCCTGGTTGTAGATCCGCAGCCACGCGGTCGTGAGCGTGCGGAGTTCGGCGATCGATTCGAAGAGGTGCGCATTGAGCACCTCCGTCCGGTCGCTCCGATTGCCACTACTTTGTCACCTTCGTAAGGGTGGGGGAGTCTGCCGAAAGCTATCGAGCATCGCGAGGAGCCGGGGCGTGTGAATCACGTAGAGCAAGCCGAAGATTTCGCGGATCCACAAGCGGACGGTCGGTAGCGTGGGGGCGTCGAGGTCGGGCGTGCGGAGGCGTTCGGTCTGCAGGAAGGTGTGGGCCACGGCGACGAGGACCGCATGATGCGTCCACCCACGATAGCGCCGGCCTTCGAAGTGGTCGAAGCCGAGGTCATCTTTTAGTTCGCGATACTGCTGTTCAATCGGCCACCGGCTGCGGGCGAGCGTGACGAGGTCTTGCAGCGTGGCGTCGGCATCGAGATTGAGCAAGTAGTACTTCCGGTCGGTGCCATCGGGCGCTTGCTCGCAGAGCAGCCAGCGCTCACCGCGCGCCCGAGTGGGCCTCACGCGCAACGCGAGGAACTGACCGGTCAACGGGCCCTTCGTGCCTTGGCCCCACGACGGGCTGCCACCGGTCGGCGGGAGCCGCTCTACAGGCTCCACCGCAGCAGCACCGATCCTGCCGTGAACCCGGCGCCGACCGATCCGAGCAGCACGAGATCGCCTTTCTTCAGCCGCCCCTGACAGCGCGCGTCGGCGAGCGCGAGGG from Acidobacteriota bacterium carries:
- a CDS encoding ABC transporter permease; protein product: MAPALRLLSREKRFADFAIVTLAIGIGALTTAFAIVYGVLLKPLRYAEPGRLYAIAEFASQFAKEYPSLPVNAAHFNRWQRQCASCESGALILSSSFDLTGDGEPERLEGVETTWQLFQLLGVRPQLGRTFVEDDDVPGSPAHVVMTDALWRRRFAADPSIVGRTIQLNDQAHVVVGVLAPNFRFPVGRQLHSVMALPDRTEVFRPLRLRWANLSDVGGFNFAGVMRLRPGATPERAQAEMTAAVADAGVKMKTELRALLSPLHERMTGASRDALWLLFGGVGALLLIVCANLGHMMVIRASRRTRDAVIRRALGARSLSLFVETMSISGAVAAIGGISGAALAFVGVRLFVNMAPTDVPRLDEIAVNAPALMFAAGISLACGVICGLWPAIRLSRATSIAVLREVSQRTTETRGARRMREGLVAAEVTLTTVLVIVAALLGMSFLSVMNVDRGFDVNQVLTADITLPAARYPGSDDREQFHHRMLDALNTLPGVTSAGLVSSLPLKAQSWRTVIRKEGDARPLLEHPLAHFRFVSPRYFETMGIGVREGRVMSDDDHGRPVAVVSASAAARAWPGESPVGKRIRADSGNGTDPRWVDVVGVVADVRTVGLEEAPPLMVYVPYWDGVLHQGNVWGNATYVLRTPHDPAALAGSLRRAVRELDAALPLADLRTMEDVARASVATRQFNTLLAGIFAAATLVLACLGVYGATEYSVACRTREIGLRMALGAQQSTILRQVLLQGMSPVIGGLVLGVFAALWVGRIIGSMFFGVAAHDPVTIAVVASILTIVGAAACWLPARRAAAIAPAHALRQD
- a CDS encoding transposase; amino-acid sequence: MTGQFLALRVRPTRARGERWLLCEQAPDGTDRKYYLLNLDADATLQDLVTLARSRWPIEQQYRELKDDLGFDHFEGRRYRGWTHHAVLVAVAHTFLQTERLRTPDLDAPTLPTVRLWIREIFGLLYVIHTPRLLAMLDSFRQTPPPLRR
- the tilS gene encoding tRNA lysidine(34) synthetase TilS, with amino-acid sequence MSPLLRRVRRTIRARALIGSGDRVAVAVSGGADSVALAWALSDLAAKAAWSLVGLLHVHHGLRPGDADADEQFVRGLAAQLGLSCHAIRSDVRSRADAGRLSVEAAARLVRYEALDAGARALGATLVATGHTRDDQAETVLLRLLRGAGSRGVSAVRPRRGPYVRPLIDCRRADVLADLEARGAAWREDRTNEDVSIPRNYLRHQVLPVIVREWPGAVAALARFAEIADDDEQFLTRTAAELTPAVTLSSPAGVQVLDVRGLRELPPALARRIVRQAIERADGSASFRDIEAVRRLAGSGRLAGHLDLSGLTVERTGPALRFTGAGHERPVRIAFAYELPIPGRVQIGETGAVVQASFEQDASSFRTFGDGETRAVVQASALSLPLTVRNRRFGDRFRPFGAPGRRKLQDVFVDRKVPRTERDRVPLVADAAGRIVWVAGVGIAEECRVTSPGSGVVILDFKKGNQ
- the queA gene encoding tRNA preQ1(34) S-adenosylmethionine ribosyltransferase-isomerase QueA encodes the protein MSPLSVSAFDFDLPPELIAQHPSERGASRLLVVHRDAGCWEEATIRELPSRLRRNDLLVANDTRVFPARLLGRRDPSGGAVECLLLEQTAEREWQALVHPGQKLKPGARLVFDDPTRAPGVRLTGEVLERHFFGRRTIRLDVAGADSVDEAIDALGHVPLPPYIHRPDSAEDRERYQTVFAVRRGSIAAPTAGLHFDEALLQSLRDAGIGWATVTLHVGYGTFKPVRVEQVEAHRVDAERYAISSAAARAIADARAAGGRVIAVGTTTTRALESAATAPANDVPAGSGVTDLFIHPGYRFRAIDGLLTNFHLPRSSLLMLVAAFGGVDLIMAAYRHAVSRGFRFYSYGDAMLVL
- a CDS encoding DUF4112 domain-containing protein, producing MRLLRRWAVLLDARFRIPGTNIRFGLDPLLSLVPGLGDLASPVFALAVISHGLLLGVPKIVVARMLVNALIDAAIGAVPVAGNVADLFWRANTANLALLERFAHPGRRPTRGDYAFVFTIAGLFGVIVFGVMLAAIWMALSLWRLLEGRLP
- the glgX gene encoding glycogen debranching protein GlgX: MRVWPGSPAPLGATFDGNGTNFALFSDHATKVELCLFDRPGARVEQRRVPFAERTNGVWHAYLPDVRPGQLYGYRVHGPWDPALGHRFNPAKLVLDPYARAFGRELDWDTALFGFERGTDGDGPPDMSDSAPFATLAVVSGHEPFDWLGDRRPVRPWSDTVIYEAHVKGATARHESIPPALRGTFLGLACPPFIEHLLGLGVTAVELLPVHAHADEWEIAETARTNYWGYNTLSFFVPDARFATSSATRTREFKMMVRALHEAGLEVILDVVYNHTAEGGHLGPTLSWRGIDNRSYYRLDPGRPSRYEDFTGCGNTLDLRHPRGLQLVMDSLRFWVTEMHVDGFRFDLTTVLARDSPEFTPRAPLLQAIAQDPMLAGVKLIAEPWDVGPGGFRLGQFPAGWSEWNAYFRDDVRRFWRGDAGMLSKLAYRLSGSSDLFGTARRGPTASINYVIAHDGFTLADLVSYREKHNDANGEGNRDGETNNFSWNCGVEGPTDDATVLEQRDRHRRNLMTTLIVSIGVPMISGGDEVGRSQQGNNNAYCHDSPLSWTPWRLQDRDRDFLAFVRRLVTFRMSHPVFRRSTFLNGAGHAAADVRWLRPEGGEMTPADWAAGDRRALGMLLDGRTIPQRTARGEPIVGATLLVLFNASDADLAFELPAADAAGSWILVLDTAEPTRPAQPIGDQRTLAVPAGSLVVLQKLTA